A part of Doryrhamphus excisus isolate RoL2022-K1 chromosome 8, RoL_Dexc_1.0, whole genome shotgun sequence genomic DNA contains:
- the ehd2b gene encoding EH domain-containing protein 2b isoform X1 — protein MSRWGRKNVKKAPEVIRTVTEGLKSLYRKKLLPLEQYYGFHDFHSLSLEDADFDNKPMVLVVGQYSTGKTTFIKYLLEQEIPGSRVGPEPTTDCFTAIMHGEVESVIPGNALIVDPNKPFRKLNPFGNTFLNRFQCAQMSNQVLESISIIDTPGILSGAKQRVSRGEKGYKGYDFPAVLRWFAERVDRIILLFDAHKLEISDEFSEAIGALKGNEDKLRVVLNKADMVGTQQLMRVYGALMWSLGKVFGTPEVLRVYIGSFWSEPLMVSDNRKLFELEEEDLFADIQNLPRNAALRKLNDLVKRARLVRVHAHIISYLKQEMPSVFRKDNKKKNLIYQLPVIFSKIQLQHNISAGDFPDCAKMQEQLMVHDFTKFKTLKPNLMAALDELLSVDIAKLMPLLRQEELEAGEQPGVQGGAFLGTRAGPFGEGDPFGEEEGECAEEEEMWVVTKDKPKYDEIFYNLAPNEGKLSGTKAKNWMVSSRLPNSVLGRIWKLSDVDRDGMLDEEEFALASHLIEVKLEGHGLPPELPSRLVPPSKRRQAGSDA, from the exons ATGTCACGCTGGGGGCGAAAGAACGTGAAGAAGGCGCCGGAGGTCATCCGCACCGTCACCGAAGGCCTCAAGTCGCTGTACCGCAAGAAGCTGCTCCCCCTGGAGCAGTACTACGGCTTCCACGACTTCCACTCGCTCAGCCTGGAGGACGCCGACTTTGACAACAAGCCCATGGTGCTGGTGGTGGGCCAGTACTCCACCGGGAAGACCACCTTCATCAA GTACCTCCTGGAGCAGGAGATCCCGGGGAGCAGGGTGGGACCCGAGCCCACCACCGACTGCTTCACCGCCATCATGCACGGCGAGGTGGAGAGCGTCATCCCCGGGAACGCCCTCATCGTGGACCCCAACAAGCCCTTCCGTAAGCTCAACCCTTTCGGAAACACCTTCCTCAACAG GTTCCAGTGTGCCCAGATGTCCAATCAGGTGCTGGAGAGCATCAGCATCATTGACACCCCCGGGATCCTGTCGGGGGCCAAGCAGAGAGTCAGCAGAGGTGAGAAGGGTTATAAAG GCTACGACTTCCCGGCCGTGTTGCGTTGGTTCGCGGAGCGAGTGGATCGCATCATCTTGCTCTTTGACGCCCACAAGCTGGAGATCTCCGACGAGTTCTCGGAGGCCATCGGGGCACTGAAGGGCAACGAGGACAAGCTGCGGGTGGTCCTCAACAAGGCCGACATGGTGGGCACCCAGCAGCTCATGAGAGTCTACGGCGCCCTCATGTGGTCCCTGGGCAAAGTGTTCGGCACCCCGGAGGTCCTGAGGGTCTACATCGGGTCCTTCTGGTCCGAGCCGCTCATGGTGTCCGACAATCGCAAGCTGTtcgagctggaggaggaggatctGTTCGCTGATATCCAGAACCTTCCGAGAAACGCGGCTCTGCGCAAGCTCAACGACCTGGTGAAGAGAGCGCGCCTGGTCCGG GTGCACGCTCACATCATCAGCTACCTGAAGCAGGAGATGCCCTCTGTCTTCAGGAAGgacaacaagaagaagaaccTCATCTACCAGCTGCCCGTCATCTTCTCCAAGATACAACTGCAGCACAACATCTCCGCTGGTGACTTCCCTGACTGTGCCAAGATGCAG GAACAACTGATGGTACACGACTTCACCAAGTTCAAAACCCTCAAGCCCAACCTGATGGCGGCCCTGGACGAGCTGCTGTCAGTGGACATCGCCAAGCTGATGCCCCTCCTGcgccaggaggagctggaggcggGCGAACAGCCCGGCGTGCAGGGCGGGGCTTTCCTGGGCACGCGAGCCGGCCCCTTTGGCGAAGGTGACCCCTTCGGCGAGGAGGAGGGAGAGTGcgccgaggaggaggagatgtgGGTGGTGACCAAAGACAAGCCCAAGTACGACGAGATCTTCTACAACCTGGCCCCCAATGAGGGCAAGCTGAGCGGCACCAAGGCCAAGAACTGGATGGTCAGCTCCCGCCTACCCAACTCCGTGCTGGGTCGCATCTGGAAGCTTTCGGATGTGGACCGAGACGGCATGCTGGACGAGGAGGAGTTCGCCTTGGCCAGCCACCTGATCGAGGTCAAACTGGAGGGTCACGGCCTGCCCCCCGAGTTGCCCAGTCGCCTCGTCCCGCCCTCCAAGCGCAGGCAGGCAGGCTCGGACGCGTGA
- the ehd2b gene encoding EH domain-containing protein 2b isoform X2: MSRWGRKNVKKAPEVIRTVTEGLKSLYRKKLLPLEQYYGFHDFHSLSLEDADFDNKPMVLVVGQYSTGKTTFIKYLLEQEIPGSRVGPEPTTDCFTAIMHGEVESVIPGNALIVDPNKPFRKLNPFGNTFLNRFQCAQMSNQVLESISIIDTPGILSGAKQRVSRGYDFPAVLRWFAERVDRIILLFDAHKLEISDEFSEAIGALKGNEDKLRVVLNKADMVGTQQLMRVYGALMWSLGKVFGTPEVLRVYIGSFWSEPLMVSDNRKLFELEEEDLFADIQNLPRNAALRKLNDLVKRARLVRVHAHIISYLKQEMPSVFRKDNKKKNLIYQLPVIFSKIQLQHNISAGDFPDCAKMQEQLMVHDFTKFKTLKPNLMAALDELLSVDIAKLMPLLRQEELEAGEQPGVQGGAFLGTRAGPFGEGDPFGEEEGECAEEEEMWVVTKDKPKYDEIFYNLAPNEGKLSGTKAKNWMVSSRLPNSVLGRIWKLSDVDRDGMLDEEEFALASHLIEVKLEGHGLPPELPSRLVPPSKRRQAGSDA, encoded by the exons ATGTCACGCTGGGGGCGAAAGAACGTGAAGAAGGCGCCGGAGGTCATCCGCACCGTCACCGAAGGCCTCAAGTCGCTGTACCGCAAGAAGCTGCTCCCCCTGGAGCAGTACTACGGCTTCCACGACTTCCACTCGCTCAGCCTGGAGGACGCCGACTTTGACAACAAGCCCATGGTGCTGGTGGTGGGCCAGTACTCCACCGGGAAGACCACCTTCATCAA GTACCTCCTGGAGCAGGAGATCCCGGGGAGCAGGGTGGGACCCGAGCCCACCACCGACTGCTTCACCGCCATCATGCACGGCGAGGTGGAGAGCGTCATCCCCGGGAACGCCCTCATCGTGGACCCCAACAAGCCCTTCCGTAAGCTCAACCCTTTCGGAAACACCTTCCTCAACAG GTTCCAGTGTGCCCAGATGTCCAATCAGGTGCTGGAGAGCATCAGCATCATTGACACCCCCGGGATCCTGTCGGGGGCCAAGCAGAGAGTCAGCAGAG GCTACGACTTCCCGGCCGTGTTGCGTTGGTTCGCGGAGCGAGTGGATCGCATCATCTTGCTCTTTGACGCCCACAAGCTGGAGATCTCCGACGAGTTCTCGGAGGCCATCGGGGCACTGAAGGGCAACGAGGACAAGCTGCGGGTGGTCCTCAACAAGGCCGACATGGTGGGCACCCAGCAGCTCATGAGAGTCTACGGCGCCCTCATGTGGTCCCTGGGCAAAGTGTTCGGCACCCCGGAGGTCCTGAGGGTCTACATCGGGTCCTTCTGGTCCGAGCCGCTCATGGTGTCCGACAATCGCAAGCTGTtcgagctggaggaggaggatctGTTCGCTGATATCCAGAACCTTCCGAGAAACGCGGCTCTGCGCAAGCTCAACGACCTGGTGAAGAGAGCGCGCCTGGTCCGG GTGCACGCTCACATCATCAGCTACCTGAAGCAGGAGATGCCCTCTGTCTTCAGGAAGgacaacaagaagaagaaccTCATCTACCAGCTGCCCGTCATCTTCTCCAAGATACAACTGCAGCACAACATCTCCGCTGGTGACTTCCCTGACTGTGCCAAGATGCAG GAACAACTGATGGTACACGACTTCACCAAGTTCAAAACCCTCAAGCCCAACCTGATGGCGGCCCTGGACGAGCTGCTGTCAGTGGACATCGCCAAGCTGATGCCCCTCCTGcgccaggaggagctggaggcggGCGAACAGCCCGGCGTGCAGGGCGGGGCTTTCCTGGGCACGCGAGCCGGCCCCTTTGGCGAAGGTGACCCCTTCGGCGAGGAGGAGGGAGAGTGcgccgaggaggaggagatgtgGGTGGTGACCAAAGACAAGCCCAAGTACGACGAGATCTTCTACAACCTGGCCCCCAATGAGGGCAAGCTGAGCGGCACCAAGGCCAAGAACTGGATGGTCAGCTCCCGCCTACCCAACTCCGTGCTGGGTCGCATCTGGAAGCTTTCGGATGTGGACCGAGACGGCATGCTGGACGAGGAGGAGTTCGCCTTGGCCAGCCACCTGATCGAGGTCAAACTGGAGGGTCACGGCCTGCCCCCCGAGTTGCCCAGTCGCCTCGTCCCGCCCTCCAAGCGCAGGCAGGCAGGCTCGGACGCGTGA
- the LOC131134217 gene encoding soluble scavenger receptor cysteine-rich domain-containing protein SSC5D-like yields the protein MSFMYGLTDYTFCSSIRQSNMYLSSLCLSGHSTIRPSGHPTIRPSGHPTICPSNYPSIRPSNYLSIHQAIQLSVHQAIQLSVHPSGHPTIRPSGHPTICPSIRPSNYLSIHQAIQLSVHPTIRPSGHPTICPSNYPSIRPSNYPSIRPSNYLSIQLSIHQAIQLSVHQAIQLSVHPTIHQAIQPSVHPTICPSGHPTICPSGQPTICPSGHPTICPSGHPTICPSGHPTIYPSGHPTICPSNYPSICPSNCPSIYPSNYPSIRPSNHTSIRPSNYPSVQNHLSIRYFVQLSSILSSCPSLYQCRCHPSVDPTTCPPVLVSIHLSALPLICPIIHLSSHSPVHLCHHPFIHPIIHPCVNLSNSPSIWVRLFIQPSIHPSIYTDISSSFIHLSVDPFMLLSILTFSCPIHPSI from the coding sequence ATGTCCTTTATGTACGGACTGACTGACTATACATTCTGTTCATCCATCAGACAATCTAACATGTATCTAtcgtctctctgtctgtctggccattcaaccatccgtccatcaggccatccaaccatccgtccatcagGCCATCCAACTATCTGTCCATCCAACTATCCGTCCATCAGGCCATCCaactatctgtccatccatcaggCCATCCAACTATCCGTCCATCAGGCCATCCaactatctgtccatccatcaggCCATCCAACTATCCGTCCATCAGGCCATCCaactatctgtccatccatcaggCCATCCaactatctgtccatccatcaggCCATCCAACTATCTGTCCATCCAACTATCCGTCCATCAGGCCATCCAACTATCTGTCCATCCAACTATCCGTCCATCAGGCCATCCAACTATCCGTCCATCAGGCCATCCAACTATCTGTCCatccaactatccatccatcaggcCATTCAACTATCCGTCCATCAGGCCATCCAACTATctgtccatccaaccatccatcaggccatccagccatctgtccatccaactATCTGTCCATCAGGCCATCCAACTATCTGTCCATCAGGCCAGCCAACTATCTGTCCATCAGGCCATCCAACTATCTGTCCATCAGGCCATCCAACTATCTGTCCATCAGGCCATCCAACTATCTATCCATCAGGCCATCCAACTATCTGTCCatccaactatccatccatctgtccatccaactgtccatccatatatccatccaaCTATCCGTCCATCAGGCCATCCAACCATACGTCCATCAGGCCATCCAACTATCCGTCTGTCCAAAACCATTTATCCATCCGTTACTTCGTCCAACTATCATCCATCCTGTCCAGCTGTCCATCCCTCTATCAGTGCAGATGTCATCCATCTGTTGATCCAACTACCTGTCCACCTGTCcttgtatccatccatctgtccgccCTTCCACTCATCTGCCCAATTATCCATCTATCCAGTCATTCACCTGTCCATCTCTgccaccatccattcatccatccaattatccatccatGTGTCAATCTGTCCAATTCACCATCCATTTGGGTCCGTTTgttcatccagccatccatccatccatctatctatacAGACATCtcttcctcattcattcatttatccgtCGATCCATTCATGCTACTATCCATCCTTACATTTTCCtgtccaatccatccatccatctaa
- the nup88 gene encoding nucleoporin 88 encodes MAAFGTDRWLSGLPNHEIFKKIREKLDSEPKEKEKVVAKNLAFSLGGDFFVWDDVDRVFYTTSLRQLNTTEDHSGGYQTFLCINPPRFPVCQLLLSPLQNHVALVGQRGVSVLELPQRWGKRSEFEGGCSRINCKTTPVAERFFTSSPSVSLRQAAWYPSETEEPLLVLLTSDNTIRFYNLTSPQSPVKVVPVSQCDDDCSVRAPTRSYAASLGEIAVGFDFGPVSIAKERSYHPLYILYENGETYLCYTSQMNGVSVSKRMGPLPMYPAAEDNYGYDACAILCLPCVPSILVIATETGTLYHCVVLEEEDETPKWAPGRGTMPALYVFECVELELTLKVATGEDDEPQELDFTCPIRLHRDPLCKQRYHCTHEAGVHSVGLIWVSKLQMFLHAGDEDKDSLPELAAERRCIVEHIVCTRPLPSSQSAPIQGFLILSDFTLGATMICITNTYECILLPLLSAIRPPSPPLLCTQSGPRSSSSPLRGVAGNSFEQHIRNILARSSTNPLLLKAGDKEASPSPQECLQLLSRATQVFHEEYVMKQDIARDELQKRVKLLRDQKNKQLEEMALYRQERKNLREAAERLADKYEDAKYRQEATMERVKKVLGSTQSSLPVLSNSEKDMRKELQAMGDQLKHLDICIKQVKMKMEYQKTQVDKDVPAARATISLSAQQKKVVQDVLREQGQQIVSMMKMVKEMSCLIAMRSSDLYLSQK; translated from the coding sequence ATGGCGGCATTTGGAACAGACCGCTGGCTGAGTGGCTTACCAAATCATGAAATCTTCAAGAAAATAAGAGAAAAGCTAGATTCGGAAcctaaagaaaaggaaaaagtgGTCGCTAAAAACCTAGCTTTTAGTTTAGGCGGGGACTTTTTCGTGTGGGACGACGTGGACCGCGTGTTTTACACGACTAGCTTGCGACAGTTAAACACAACAGAGGATCACAGCGGCGGCTACCAGACGTTCCTGTGTATCAACCCGCCCCGCTTCCCAGTGTGCCAGCTGCTGCTGAGTCCACTTCAGAACCACGTCGCCCTGGTGGGCCAGCGAGGCGTTTCGGTGCTGGAGCTCCCTCAGCGGTGGGGCAAGAGGTCAGAATTCGAGGGCGGATGCAGCCGTATCAACTGCAAGACCACCCCGGTGGCCGAGCGCTTTTTCACCAGCTCGCCGTCTGTGAGTCTGCGGCAGGCGGCATGGTACCCGAGCGAGACCGAGGAGCCGTTGCTGGTCCTGCTCACATCAGACAACACCATTCGCTTTTACAACTTAACGTCCCCCCAGTCTCCTGTCAAAGTGGTGCCTGTGTCCCAATGTGATGACGACTGCAGTGTGCGTGCCCCTACTCGCTCCTACGCAGCATCCCTTGGTGAAATAGCGGTGGGCTTTGACTTTGGCCCAGTCTCTATCGCCAAAGAGAGGTCCTACCACCCTCTGTACATCCTCTATGAGAACGGGGAGACGTACCTGTGCTACACAAGCCAGATGAATGGCGTGAGCGTGAGCAAGCGCATGGGTCCTCTCCCCATGTACCCCGCAGCAGAGGACAACTACGGCTATGACGCTTGCGCCATCCTCTGCCTGCCCTGCGTGCCCAGCATCCTCGTCATCGCCACGGAGACAGGCACACTGTATCACTGCGTcgtgctggaggaggaggacgagacGCCAAAGTGGGCACCAGGCAGGGGCACCATGCCGGCCCTCTACGTTTTCGAATGTGTCGAGCTGGAGCTCACCCTCAAGGTGGCCACAGGGGAGGATGATGAGCCCCAGGAGTTGGACTTCACCTGCCCCATCCGACTGCATCGGGACCCCCTGTGTAAGCAGCGCTACCACTGCACCCATGAGGCGGGGGTGCACAGCGTGGGCCTCATCTGGGTGAGCAAGCTGCAGATGTTTCTCCACGCTGGCGATGAGGACAAGGACAGTCTGCCGGAGTTGGCGGCGGAGAGGCGTTGCATCGTGGAGCACATCGTGTGCACGCGGCCCCTCCCCTCCAGCCAGTCTGCTCCCATTCAAGGCTTCTTGATCTTGTCGGACTTCACCCTGGGGGCCACCATGATCTGCATCACCAACACCTATGAGTGCATCCTTCTGCCCCTGCTCAGTGCCATACGCCCACCCTCGCCTCCCCTGCTGTGCACACAGTCCGGACCACGCTCGTCCAGCTCACCGCTGCGGGGAGTGGCGGGGAACTCCTTCGAGCAGCACATTCGCAACATCCTAGCCCGGAGCTCCACCAATCCCCTCCTGCTTAAGGCCGGAGACAAGGAGGCGTCGCCCTCGCCTCAGGAGTGCCTGCAGCTGCTGAGCCGCGCCACGCAGGTGTTCCATGAGGAGTACGTCATGAAGCAGGACATTGCCCGCGATGAGCTGCAGAAGCGCGTTAAGTTGCTGCGAGACCAGAAGAACAAGCAGTTGGAGGAAATGGCGCTGTACCGCCAGGAGAGGAAGAACCTGCGGGAGGCAGCCGAGAGGCTGGCGGACAAGTACGAGGACGCCAAGTACCGCCAGGAGGCCACCATGGAGCGTGTGAAGAAGGTCCTGGGCAGCACGCAGAGCAGCTTGCCCGTCCTGTCCAACAGCGAGAAGGACATGAGGAAGGAGCTACAGGCCATGGGCGACCAGCTCAAGCACCTGGACATCTGCATCAAGCAGGTCAAGATGAAGATGGAGTACCAGAAGACGCAGGTGGACAAGGATGTGCCTGCTGCCAGGGCGACCATCTCGCTCAGCGCTCAGCAGAAGAAGGTGGTCCAGGACGTCCTGCGTGAGCAGGGACAGCAGATTGTGTCCATGATGAAGATGGTCAAGGAGATGTCTTGCCTCATTGCCATGAGAAGCTCAGATTTGTACTTGAGTCAGAAATGA
- the psmd8 gene encoding 26S proteasome non-ATPase regulatory subunit 8 isoform X1 yields the protein MALRETAGLYETLKAEWNKKNPNLNKCGELLSKLKVSLLELNFLPTSGSAFTKQQLILARDVLEIGALWSILKKDIPSFERYMAQLKCYYFDYKDELPEAAYMHQILGLNLLFLLSQNRVSEFHTELERLSARDIQTNVYIRHPVSLEQYLMEGSYNKVFLAKGNIPAESYTFFIDILLDTIRDEIAGCIEKAYEQIQFTEATRVLFFTSPKKMTDYAKKRGWSLNADSCYSFSSQQQRTEEVNIPSTELAQQVIEYARQLEMIV from the exons ATGGCGTTGCGGGAGACGGCGGGGCTCTACGAGACACTGAAAGCCGAGTGGAACAAAAAGAACCCTAATCTGAACAAATGCGGCGAACTCCTAAGTAAACTTAAG GTATCGTTACTGGAGCTCAACTTTCTGCCAACAAGTGGCTCTGCGTTCACAAAGCAGCAGCTTATATTAGCTC gCGATGTCCTTGAAATCGGAGCCTTGTGGAGTATCCTCAAAAAGGACATCCCCTCCTTTGAGAGATACATGGCGCAGCTGAAGTGCTACTACTTTGACTACAA GGATGAGCTGCCGGAAGCAGCCTACATGCACCAGATCCTGGGTCTCAACCTCCTGTTCCTGCTGTCACAGAATCGCGTGTCTGAGTTTCACACAGAGCTGGAACGACTGAGCGCACGCGACATTCAGACTAACGTGTACATCAGGCATCCGGTGTCCTTAGAGCAG TATTTAATGGAGGGAAGCTACAACAAAGTGTTCCTCGCCAAAGGCAACATCCCCGCTGAGAGCTACACCTTTTTTATCGACATCCTGCTAGACACTATACG GGACGAGATCGCAGGCTGCATAGAGAAAGCCTACGAGCAGATCCAGTTCACAGAGGCCACACGCGTGCTTTTCTTCACCTCCCCTAAAAAGATGACAGACTACGCTAAGAAG CGGGGGTGGAGTTTGAACGCAGACAGCTGCTACTCCTTCAGCAGTCAGCAGCAGCGCACGGAGGAGGTCAACATCCCCTCCACGGAGCTTGCCCAGCAGGTCATCGAGTATGCACGACAGCTGGAAATGATTGTGTAA
- the psmd8 gene encoding 26S proteasome non-ATPase regulatory subunit 8 isoform X2 yields MSTCHPKHYSKVSLLELNFLPTSGSAFTKQQLILARDVLEIGALWSILKKDIPSFERYMAQLKCYYFDYKDELPEAAYMHQILGLNLLFLLSQNRVSEFHTELERLSARDIQTNVYIRHPVSLEQYLMEGSYNKVFLAKGNIPAESYTFFIDILLDTIRDEIAGCIEKAYEQIQFTEATRVLFFTSPKKMTDYAKKRGWSLNADSCYSFSSQQQRTEEVNIPSTELAQQVIEYARQLEMIV; encoded by the exons ATGAGTACCTGTCACCCAAAACATTATTCTAAG GTATCGTTACTGGAGCTCAACTTTCTGCCAACAAGTGGCTCTGCGTTCACAAAGCAGCAGCTTATATTAGCTC gCGATGTCCTTGAAATCGGAGCCTTGTGGAGTATCCTCAAAAAGGACATCCCCTCCTTTGAGAGATACATGGCGCAGCTGAAGTGCTACTACTTTGACTACAA GGATGAGCTGCCGGAAGCAGCCTACATGCACCAGATCCTGGGTCTCAACCTCCTGTTCCTGCTGTCACAGAATCGCGTGTCTGAGTTTCACACAGAGCTGGAACGACTGAGCGCACGCGACATTCAGACTAACGTGTACATCAGGCATCCGGTGTCCTTAGAGCAG TATTTAATGGAGGGAAGCTACAACAAAGTGTTCCTCGCCAAAGGCAACATCCCCGCTGAGAGCTACACCTTTTTTATCGACATCCTGCTAGACACTATACG GGACGAGATCGCAGGCTGCATAGAGAAAGCCTACGAGCAGATCCAGTTCACAGAGGCCACACGCGTGCTTTTCTTCACCTCCCCTAAAAAGATGACAGACTACGCTAAGAAG CGGGGGTGGAGTTTGAACGCAGACAGCTGCTACTCCTTCAGCAGTCAGCAGCAGCGCACGGAGGAGGTCAACATCCCCTCCACGGAGCTTGCCCAGCAGGTCATCGAGTATGCACGACAGCTGGAAATGATTGTGTAA
- the spred3 gene encoding sprouty-related, EVH1 domain-containing protein 3, giving the protein MEGDVRVRAVVMTRDDSSGGWVPLGGGGLSHVVICKGRSNNGRGRREHVIRGERLRDRAPVLECAVQRGLVYNKVNPIFHHWRVDERKFGLTFQSPADAISFEKGLQAILDKLDRGSDSPSSSTPEEADTEDDGQASHTGSESSSNSRKEMLPKPITIVTSESSATCFVRTEEFSFGSGGTTQTPAQIHTRPGQHQLSQMTTPANVLNTPAPPPPPPAPPSPPAGPPTSSPLSPLSPTISLLEEGDLRSVDPCKDLWGSRGYEDYRRAGATRTMVGGLTGGVVVGGGVSHQDKSELCVVRFEKELSSVGTAGCDVTVSLDSKAAQRLSSSSPTCMSIPNAVSGVSSGAGSPQETGKGSPSPCCIHTSLATPRSRTRKRGGGSGVDSGAISPDDDSPCPQASSSCSSRCVYCRSVFSASENGRGRCRDAPDPALHCLRQWTCVWCAESLLYHCMSDSEGEFWEPCSCDDSMGGNPHPLCCARWLALVALSLFVPCMCCYLPLRACLRCGERCGCCGGKHKAVR; this is encoded by the exons ATGGAGGGCGA CGTGCGTGTTCGCGCGGTGGTGATGACACGTGACGACTCCAGCGGCGGTTGGGTGCCACTCGGGGGTGGCGGCCTCAGTCACGTGGTCATATGCAAGGGGCGGAGCAACAACGGCCGGGGGCGGAGAGAGCACGTCATACGCGGGGAGCGGCTGCGAGACCGGGCG CCGGTACTGGAGTGCGCCGTCCAGAGGGGGCTGGTCTACAACAAGGTCAACCCCATCTTTCATCACTGGCGAGTGGACGAACGCAAGTTTGGCCTCACCTTCCAGAGTCCCGCTGATGCCATCTCCTTTGAGAAGGGTCTGCAGGCCATCCTGGACAAGCTGGACCGAG GCTCCGACTCGCCTTCGTCGTCCACGCCGGAGGAGGCAGACACTGAAGATGACGGCCAAGCT TCCCATACAGGAAGTGAGTCGTCATCCAACAGCAGGAAGGAGATGCTCCCCAAACCCATCACCATAGTGACTAGCGAGTCATCCGCCACCTGCTTCGTGCGGACTGAGGAGTTCAGTTTCGGATCCGGCGGAACCACGCAGACGCCTGCTCAG ATCCACACCAGGCCGGGACAGCACCAGCTCTCGCAAATGACCACCCCGGCAAATGTTTTGAACACCCCAGcgccaccacccccaccacctgCTCCACCATCCCCTCCAGCGGGCCCCCCGACCTCGTCGCCTCTGTCCCCCCTCTCGCCCACCATCTCCTTGTTGGAAGAGGGGGACCTACGCAGCGTAGATCCCTGCAAGGACCTGTGGGGGTCCAGAGGGTACGAGGACTATCGGAGAGCCGGAGCCACCAGGACTATGGTCGGTGGGCTGACCGGGGGCGTGGTGGTGGGCGGTGGGGTAAGTCACCAGGACAAGTCAGAGCTGTGCGTGGTCCGCTTTGAGAAGGAGCTGTCCAGTGTGGGGACGGCCGGCTGCGACGTCACCGTAAGTTTGGACAGCAAGGCCGCCCAGCGTCTGTCCTCATCCTCGCCCACCTGCATGTCCATCCCCAATGCTGTGTCCGGCGTGTCCTCAGGGGCCGGCTCCCCCCAGGAGACCGGCAAAGGCTCCCCGTCGCCCTGCTGCATACACACTTCCCTGGCAACGCCTCGATCGCGGACTCGTAAAAGGGGAGGAGGGTCCGGAGTGGACTCAGGGGCCATCTCCCCCGATGACGACAGCCCATGTCCTCAGGCGTCATCATCGTGCTCGTCCCGCTGTGTGTACTGCCGCTCTGTGTTCAGCGCCTCGGAAAACGGGCGGGGCCGCTGCAGGGATGCCCCGGACCCGGCCCTGCACTGCCTGCGCCAGTGGACCTGTGTGTGGTGTGCAGAGAGCCTGCTCTACCACTGCATGTCGGACTCTGAGGGGGAGTTCTGGGAGCCGTGCTCGTGTGATGACTCCATGGGGGGCAACCCGCACCCCCTCTGCTGTGCCCGCTGGTTGGCCCTCGTGGCCCTGTCGCTCTTCGTGCCCTGCATGTGCTGCTACCTGCCTCTGCGCGCCTGCCTGCGCTGCGGTGAGAGGTGTGGCTGCTGCGGGGGGAAGCACAAGGCGGTCCGATGA